One window from the genome of Enterobacter asburiae encodes:
- a CDS encoding Cu(+)/Ag(+) sensor histidine kinase, with the protein MHVKLPRRPFSLALRLTFFISLSTILAFFAFTWFMLHSVEKHFAEQDINDLQQISTAMHRILQSPVDPDQKKISKIKESIASYRNVAVLLLDPQGNTLFSSAQGAALRPAMNTADFSEHCRTQDVFHWTVEGHAMPVHAGSDMNMETYRIIASTGTATLQGKTQGYVMLIGLSINFHLHYLEALKKNLLMIAAAISLLIILVIRIAVRQGHLPLRNVSNAIKNITSENLDARLEPSRVPVELEQLVISFNHMIEKIEDVFTRQANFSADIAHEIRTPITNLVTQTEIALSQNRSQKELEDVLYSSLEEYNRMTRMVSDMLFLAQADNNQLIPDRVMFDLSAEVMKVFEFFEAWAEERNITLKFNGMPCLIEGDPQMFRRAMNNLLSNALRYTPPGKAVTVSIRNQDNDVELMIENPGKPIPQEHLPKLFDRFYRVDPSRQRKGEGSGIGLAIVKSIVTAHHGKVRVESDAVSTRFILSVPGKAA; encoded by the coding sequence ATGCACGTTAAGCTTCCCAGGCGCCCTTTTTCGCTTGCCCTGCGGCTGACCTTTTTTATCAGTCTCTCCACGATACTGGCCTTTTTCGCCTTTACCTGGTTTATGCTCCATTCCGTTGAAAAGCATTTCGCCGAGCAGGATATCAACGATCTGCAGCAAATCAGCACCGCGATGCACCGCATACTGCAATCGCCGGTCGATCCTGACCAAAAGAAAATCAGCAAGATCAAAGAGTCGATCGCCAGCTACCGCAACGTAGCCGTCCTGCTCCTGGATCCGCAGGGAAATACGCTGTTTAGCTCGGCGCAAGGGGCGGCACTGCGCCCTGCAATGAATACGGCGGACTTTAGCGAACACTGCCGCACACAGGATGTGTTTCACTGGACGGTTGAAGGCCATGCCATGCCTGTGCACGCCGGGTCCGACATGAACATGGAAACGTACCGGATTATCGCCTCTACAGGCACGGCAACGCTGCAGGGCAAAACGCAGGGCTACGTCATGCTGATCGGGCTCTCCATTAATTTTCATCTGCACTACCTGGAGGCGCTGAAAAAGAATCTCCTGATGATTGCCGCGGCGATCAGCCTGCTGATTATTCTTGTCATCCGCATCGCGGTTCGTCAGGGACATTTGCCCCTGCGTAACGTCAGCAACGCCATTAAAAATATCACCTCAGAAAACCTGGATGCGCGGCTGGAGCCGTCCCGCGTGCCCGTTGAGCTGGAACAGCTGGTCATCTCCTTCAACCATATGATCGAAAAGATTGAAGACGTCTTTACCCGTCAGGCGAATTTCTCCGCCGATATCGCGCATGAAATCAGAACCCCCATCACCAACCTGGTGACGCAAACGGAAATCGCGCTGAGCCAGAACCGCTCGCAGAAAGAGCTGGAAGATGTTCTGTACTCCAGTCTGGAAGAGTACAACCGGATGACCCGGATGGTCAGCGACATGCTTTTCCTGGCGCAGGCGGATAATAACCAGCTGATCCCTGACCGTGTGATGTTTGATTTAAGTGCGGAGGTTATGAAAGTCTTCGAATTCTTCGAAGCCTGGGCAGAAGAACGCAACATCACGCTGAAATTTAACGGGATGCCCTGCCTGATAGAAGGCGATCCTCAGATGTTCAGAAGAGCAATGAATAATCTGCTCTCCAATGCCCTGCGCTATACGCCACCAGGAAAAGCGGTGACGGTTTCCATCAGAAATCAGGATAACGATGTTGAACTGATGATAGAAAACCCCGGTAAGCCGATCCCTCAGGAACATCTGCCAAAGCTGTTTGACCGTTTCTATCGCGTCGACCCGTCCAGACAGCGCAAAGGCGAAGGCAGCGGGATCGGGCTTGCCATCGTGAAGTCCATCGTCACCGCGCACCACGGGAAAGTCCGCGTGGAATCGGATGCGGTATCGACGCGCTTCATCCTCTCCGTGCCGGGAAAAGCGGCCTGA
- the glgX gene encoding glycogen debranching protein GlgX, translating into MAKDTTFEIRAGHGQQLGANYDGKGVNFALFSAHAERVELCLFDPSGKNEIARLELPEYTHEVWHGYVPDLKPGALYGYRVYGPYDPENGHRFNPHKLLIDPYARELVGDIDWNDAHFGYELGHDELDLSFDTRDSAPFTPKCKVIDPDAFDWQDNSRPNVPWPHTVVYESHVKGFTQMNPAIPPELRGTFEGMGHKASVDYIKSLGITSVELLPVHWFPDDQHLLDRGLKNFWGYNTLGFFAPASRYYGPAGIQGFRDMVRAYHDAGIEVILDVVYNHTAEGNELGPTLSFKGIDNYSYYRTLPDQHRYYINDTGTGNTVNTSHPRVLQMVMDSLRYWAESMHIDGFRFDLGTILGREPEGFDPRGGFFDAISQDPVLSRLKLIGEPWDIGPGGYQVGGFPPGWGEWNDKYRDTVREYWKGDNVSTDFAARLLGSGDLYDLRGRRPWASVNFITAHDGFTLNDLVSYNEKHNADNGEDNNDGHNDNRSYNYGEEGPTENPDIIATRERQKRNFLTTLLFSHGTPMLLAGDEFGRTQKGNNNGYCQDSEISWIDWKGLSENDAALREFTRRLIALRASQPLLRRESWRDGLEIRWFNAGGGPQQAEQWDEGSTLGVSISRPDLRQEDGIWHDVLMLFNPFEGTVPFQIPQFGEGGWVLELSTADDAAAGTAITDTVEYELAGRSITLFRRP; encoded by the coding sequence ATGGCAAAGGATACTACGTTTGAAATTCGGGCCGGTCATGGCCAGCAGTTGGGTGCTAATTATGACGGGAAAGGGGTTAACTTCGCGCTGTTCTCCGCTCACGCCGAGCGGGTAGAGCTCTGTCTTTTTGACCCGTCCGGGAAAAACGAAATCGCCCGGCTGGAGCTGCCGGAATATACCCATGAGGTCTGGCACGGCTATGTGCCCGATCTGAAGCCCGGCGCGCTGTACGGCTATCGCGTCTATGGGCCCTACGATCCGGAAAACGGTCACCGTTTCAACCCGCACAAGCTGCTTATCGACCCCTACGCCCGCGAACTGGTGGGCGATATCGACTGGAACGACGCCCATTTCGGCTATGAGCTGGGGCATGACGAACTGGACCTCAGTTTTGATACGCGCGACAGCGCGCCGTTTACGCCAAAATGCAAGGTCATCGACCCGGACGCCTTTGACTGGCAGGACAACAGCCGGCCAAACGTGCCCTGGCCGCATACCGTTGTCTATGAGAGCCACGTGAAGGGCTTTACCCAGATGAACCCGGCCATCCCGCCCGAGCTGCGCGGAACGTTTGAGGGGATGGGACACAAAGCCTCGGTCGACTACATCAAGAGTCTTGGCATCACCTCGGTGGAGCTGCTGCCGGTTCACTGGTTCCCGGACGATCAGCATCTGCTCGATCGTGGCCTGAAGAACTTCTGGGGCTATAACACGCTCGGCTTTTTTGCTCCGGCGTCGCGCTATTACGGCCCGGCGGGGATCCAGGGCTTTCGCGACATGGTGCGCGCATATCACGATGCGGGCATCGAGGTGATTCTGGACGTGGTCTATAACCACACGGCAGAAGGTAACGAGCTTGGCCCCACGCTCTCGTTCAAGGGGATTGATAACTACAGCTATTACCGCACCCTGCCGGACCAGCACCGGTACTACATCAACGACACCGGGACGGGAAACACGGTTAACACCTCGCACCCGCGCGTGCTGCAGATGGTGATGGACTCCCTGCGCTACTGGGCGGAGTCGATGCATATTGACGGTTTTCGTTTCGACCTGGGGACGATACTGGGGCGCGAGCCGGAAGGGTTTGACCCGCGAGGCGGTTTCTTCGACGCCATATCGCAGGATCCGGTGTTATCGAGACTGAAGCTGATTGGCGAACCCTGGGATATTGGCCCCGGCGGGTATCAGGTCGGCGGTTTCCCGCCGGGTTGGGGGGAGTGGAACGACAAATACCGCGATACCGTCCGCGAGTACTGGAAGGGCGATAACGTCTCTACCGATTTTGCCGCGCGTCTGCTCGGCTCCGGCGATCTGTACGACCTGCGCGGGCGTCGTCCGTGGGCCAGCGTCAACTTCATCACCGCTCACGACGGCTTTACGCTGAATGACCTGGTGTCGTACAACGAAAAGCATAACGCCGACAACGGTGAGGACAATAACGACGGGCATAACGATAATCGCTCGTACAACTATGGCGAAGAAGGGCCGACGGAGAACCCGGATATTATTGCTACCCGCGAACGGCAGAAGCGTAATTTCCTGACCACGCTGCTGTTTTCCCACGGCACGCCGATGCTGCTTGCCGGGGACGAGTTTGGCCGCACGCAGAAGGGCAACAATAACGGCTACTGTCAGGACAGCGAGATCTCCTGGATCGACTGGAAGGGGCTTTCCGAAAACGACGCCGCGCTGCGCGAGTTCACCCGACGGCTCATTGCCCTACGCGCATCGCAGCCGTTATTGCGTCGTGAAAGCTGGCGCGACGGGCTGGAGATCCGCTGGTTTAATGCCGGGGGCGGTCCGCAGCAGGCCGAGCAGTGGGATGAAGGCTCGACGCTCGGCGTCTCCATCAGCAGGCCGGATCTCAGGCAGGAGGACGGCATCTGGCACGACGTGCTGATGCTGTTCAACCCGTTTGAAGGCACCGTGCCGTTCCAGATCCCGCAGTTTGGCGAAGGGGGATGGGTGCTGGAACTGTCTACGGCAGATGACGCTGCCGCCGGGACAGCGATCACCGACACCGTAGAGTACGAACTGGCCGGACGCAGTATTACCCTCTTCAGACGTCCTTAG
- a CDS encoding LysR family transcriptional regulator, with amino-acid sequence MSDPDFNLLVALDVLLAEASVAGAARRLNLSTSAMSRTLSRLREVTGDPILVRAGRHMVLTPWAEATRDRARSAVHEARAVLQPSTEALKVENLERLFTIRANDGFVVAFGPLLIAAVASVAPEVCIRFSPKPEKTSRYLREGLVDLEIGVQSNMGPEIRLQRLFQDRFVGAVRKGHPLSLQPDVSLTDYVAWGHVVASPDGSLHGFVDDALAERGMKRKVASVVPGFPTALSVALASDLIAMVPALYLLNQPMNERVHVFELPFKTRTITVSQMWHPRMERDPGHRWLREKVLEVCRPVR; translated from the coding sequence GTGTCCGATCCTGACTTTAACCTTCTGGTTGCACTCGACGTTCTGCTCGCAGAAGCCAGCGTGGCGGGCGCGGCGCGACGTTTGAACCTCAGCACCTCCGCCATGAGCCGCACCCTGAGCAGGCTGCGGGAGGTGACCGGCGATCCTATTCTGGTGAGGGCCGGGCGTCATATGGTGCTGACGCCCTGGGCCGAAGCCACGCGGGACCGAGCCAGAAGCGCCGTGCATGAGGCGAGGGCGGTGCTACAGCCCTCCACCGAGGCGCTGAAGGTGGAAAATCTCGAGCGGCTGTTCACCATCAGAGCTAACGACGGTTTTGTGGTGGCGTTTGGGCCGCTGCTTATTGCGGCGGTGGCGAGCGTTGCGCCCGAGGTGTGCATCCGCTTCTCTCCGAAACCTGAAAAAACGTCGCGCTATTTGCGCGAGGGGCTGGTCGACCTGGAGATCGGCGTGCAGAGCAATATGGGGCCTGAAATACGGCTGCAAAGGCTCTTTCAGGATCGGTTTGTTGGCGCGGTGCGCAAGGGGCATCCGCTGTCATTACAGCCTGACGTCAGCCTTACCGATTATGTCGCATGGGGCCACGTGGTGGCCTCACCGGACGGATCGTTACACGGGTTTGTCGATGACGCGCTGGCGGAACGGGGGATGAAGCGCAAGGTTGCCAGCGTGGTGCCCGGATTTCCGACGGCGTTATCCGTGGCGCTGGCGTCCGATCTGATTGCCATGGTGCCGGCGCTGTACCTGCTCAATCAGCCGATGAACGAGCGCGTACACGTCTTTGAGCTGCCGTTTAAAACCCGGACCATTACGGTGTCGCAGATGTGGCATCCGCGCATGGAGCGGGACCCGGGGCATCGATGGCTCAGGGAAAAGGTACTGGAAGTGTGTCGACCCGTGCGCTGA
- a CDS encoding copper/silver response regulator transcription factor, whose product MKILIVEDEIKTGEYLSKGLTEAGFVVDHADNGLNGYHLAMTAEYDLLILDIMLPDVNGWDIVRMLRSGGKGMPILLLTALGTIEHRVKGLELGADDYLIKPFAFAELLARVRTLLRRGNTVIAESQLQVADLTVDLVSRKVSRAGSRILLTSKEFSLLEFFMRHQGEVLPRSLIASQVWDMNFDSDTNAIDVAVKRLRAKIDNDYEPKLIQTVRGVGYMLEVPDAR is encoded by the coding sequence ATGAAAATACTGATCGTCGAAGACGAAATTAAAACCGGTGAGTACCTGAGTAAGGGGCTGACTGAAGCGGGGTTTGTTGTGGACCACGCGGATAACGGCCTGAACGGCTACCATCTCGCCATGACCGCTGAATACGATCTGCTGATTCTGGATATCATGCTGCCCGATGTGAACGGCTGGGACATTGTCCGCATGCTCCGCTCTGGAGGCAAAGGGATGCCCATCCTGTTACTCACGGCTCTCGGCACGATTGAACACCGGGTTAAAGGGCTTGAGCTTGGCGCGGATGATTATCTGATTAAGCCTTTCGCCTTTGCAGAGTTGCTCGCCCGGGTAAGGACGCTGTTAAGACGCGGAAATACGGTGATCGCGGAAAGCCAGCTTCAGGTGGCAGACCTGACGGTTGACCTCGTGTCGAGAAAGGTAAGCCGGGCCGGAAGTCGCATCCTGTTAACCAGCAAAGAGTTCAGCCTGCTGGAGTTTTTCATGCGTCATCAGGGAGAGGTGCTTCCCCGCTCCCTGATTGCCTCCCAGGTGTGGGACATGAATTTTGACAGCGACACAAACGCAATAGATGTGGCGGTAAAGCGGCTTCGCGCGAAAATCGATAACGATTATGAACCGAAGCTGATCCAGACGGTGCGCGGCGTGGGCTATATGCTGGAGGTGCCGGATGCACGTTAA
- a CDS encoding DUF969 domain-containing protein, whose translation MDGTTLLPLIGIPIVVIGFALRFNPLLVVVVAGLATGLLVGMDFGMLLETFGEKFVNSRSLATFILILPVIGLLEYYGLKERAQAWVAKIASATSARILMLYFVAREGTAALGLMSLGGHAQTVRPLLAPMAEGAALNEYGELPQHIRDKIKAHAAACDNIAVFFGEDIFIAFGAVLLIDAFLKENGIPGIEPLHIGLWAIPTAIAALVIHMTRLLRLDASIRRDVMAWRAEQGTQGAAQ comes from the coding sequence ATGGACGGTACTACGCTGTTGCCGCTGATCGGGATACCGATCGTGGTTATTGGTTTTGCACTGCGCTTCAACCCGCTGCTGGTGGTCGTGGTGGCGGGGCTGGCGACGGGTCTGCTGGTCGGGATGGATTTCGGGATGCTGCTGGAGACCTTTGGCGAAAAGTTCGTGAATAGCCGATCGCTGGCGACCTTCATTCTGATCCTGCCCGTGATTGGTCTGCTGGAATATTACGGGCTTAAGGAGCGTGCCCAGGCCTGGGTGGCGAAGATCGCCAGCGCCACCTCGGCGCGTATTCTGATGCTCTACTTTGTCGCCCGTGAAGGCACCGCCGCGCTGGGGCTGATGTCGCTGGGCGGTCATGCCCAGACGGTGCGCCCGCTGCTGGCGCCGATGGCCGAAGGGGCGGCGTTGAACGAATATGGGGAACTGCCGCAGCACATCCGCGACAAAATCAAAGCCCATGCCGCCGCGTGCGACAACATCGCGGTCTTCTTTGGGGAAGATATCTTTATTGCCTTTGGCGCGGTGCTGCTGATCGATGCGTTCCTGAAGGAGAACGGTATTCCGGGCATTGAACCGCTGCATATCGGCCTGTGGGCTATCCCAACCGCCATTGCGGCATTAGTTATTCATATGACGCGCCTGCTGCGTCTGGATGCCAGCATCCGTCGCGACGTTATGGCCTGGCGTGCAGAGCAGGGTACGCAGGGGGCCGCGCAATGA
- a CDS encoding winged helix DNA-binding protein: protein MTSKKSASPDRDDINDGRIVSSRHLVSERCAELSELEYALIMTSNAFNKWMVRCMAAAGEPDMGAFDVSLLHHVNHRDRKKKLADICFVLNVEDTHVVTYALKKLVKAGYVTSEKAGKELFFSTTEEGKALCMKYRDVREACLIAIHAESGIAGKSIGETAQLLRTISSLYDTAARAAASL from the coding sequence ATGACCTCGAAAAAGAGTGCTTCACCCGATCGTGACGATATCAACGATGGCCGGATCGTCTCTTCCCGCCATCTGGTATCCGAGCGCTGCGCGGAACTGTCAGAGCTGGAGTACGCGCTGATCATGACCAGCAACGCGTTCAATAAATGGATGGTGCGCTGCATGGCCGCAGCCGGTGAACCGGATATGGGCGCATTTGACGTCTCGCTGCTGCATCATGTGAACCACCGCGACCGCAAGAAAAAGCTGGCCGATATCTGTTTCGTACTCAATGTGGAAGATACCCACGTGGTGACCTACGCCCTTAAAAAGCTGGTCAAAGCGGGCTATGTGACGAGCGAGAAAGCGGGCAAAGAACTCTTTTTCTCCACCACCGAGGAAGGGAAAGCACTGTGCATGAAGTACCGGGACGTGCGGGAGGCGTGTCTGATCGCAATCCACGCGGAGAGCGGCATTGCCGGGAAGTCGATTGGCGAAACTGCGCAGCTGTTACGCACGATCTCCTCCCTGTATGACACCGCCGCCCGCGCGGCGGCATCACTCTAA
- a CDS encoding DUF2891 domain-containing protein: MELTQHQADAFARMPLTYLRQEYPNHIMHLLNDDGDVLPPRELHPIFYGCFDWHSAVHGYWLLLRCVRLYPELPSRDATVALVDEHLTEVNVAKELAYFTAPFRASFERPYGYGWLLALAQELKQSSLPQAAGWYRTLEPLTQDIRNRLVDYLGKLTYPIRVGTHYNTAFALALGLDYARAVEDSALEQAIVTAAERFYLADTRYPAHYEPGGDEYISGALTEALLMSKVSEGFPAWFDAFLPDVGSVAALMNPAEVSDRTDPKIAHLDGLNLSRAWCMKHIAKALPANHQAQQPLREAVVKHLTASVEHVVGSHYSGGHWLASFALLALE, encoded by the coding sequence ATGGAATTAACGCAACATCAGGCTGACGCGTTTGCCCGCATGCCTTTGACCTATTTGCGCCAGGAATACCCGAACCACATCATGCACCTGCTGAATGATGATGGCGACGTGCTGCCGCCTCGCGAACTTCACCCGATTTTCTACGGCTGTTTTGACTGGCATTCGGCGGTGCACGGCTACTGGCTGCTGCTGCGCTGCGTGCGACTCTATCCGGAACTGCCGAGCCGGGACGCGACCGTCGCGCTTGTCGACGAGCACCTGACGGAAGTGAACGTGGCGAAGGAGCTGGCCTATTTCACTGCCCCGTTCCGCGCCTCGTTTGAGCGCCCGTATGGCTACGGCTGGCTGCTGGCGCTGGCCCAGGAGCTAAAACAGTCGTCGCTGCCGCAGGCCGCAGGCTGGTACCGGACGCTGGAGCCGTTAACCCAGGATATTCGTAACCGGCTGGTGGATTATCTCGGCAAGCTCACCTATCCGATCCGCGTCGGGACGCACTACAACACGGCGTTTGCCCTCGCGCTGGGGCTGGACTACGCCCGCGCCGTAGAAGATAGCGCGCTTGAGCAGGCGATTGTGACGGCGGCGGAGCGGTTTTATCTCGCCGACACGCGCTATCCGGCCCACTACGAACCCGGCGGGGATGAGTACATTTCCGGCGCGCTGACGGAAGCGCTGCTGATGAGCAAGGTGTCGGAGGGTTTCCCGGCCTGGTTTGACGCGTTTCTGCCGGATGTCGGCTCCGTTGCGGCGCTGATGAACCCGGCGGAAGTGAGCGATCGTACCGACCCGAAAATCGCCCATCTCGACGGATTAAACCTCAGCCGCGCGTGGTGTATGAAGCATATTGCCAAAGCGCTTCCCGCTAACCATCAGGCGCAGCAGCCGCTGCGCGAGGCGGTGGTGAAACACCTGACGGCAAGCGTTGAGCATGTGGTCGGCAGCCACTACAGCGGCGGGCACTGGCTGGCGAGCTTTGCGCTGCTGGCGCTGGAGTAA
- a CDS encoding DUF979 domain-containing protein, producing the protein MMTLITINRVYYLIGFVVMLLVVMTLRDRANPKRFTTALFWFLFGGIFLFGDLMVQELGKSLAYRIIGGGVIAIALLAGFGLVGKGHYKMSTEDERLASSNRLKNWLFLPALMIPVVTVIGTLFLKGVSVGGVFLLDQKQLTLAALCVACVAAILTGWWLTKGTPLHAIRQSRRLVDTIGWAVILPQMLAMLGGVFVAANTGDSVQKVVSLFVNPDNRFMLVVIYCVGMALFTMIMGNAFAAFPVLSAGIALPFLINVHHGNPAPLLAIGMYAGYCGTLMTPMAANFNIVPAALLELKDKYQVIKIQIPTALTLLVVNVFLMYFLVFR; encoded by the coding sequence ATGATGACGCTTATCACCATTAACCGCGTGTATTACCTGATCGGCTTCGTCGTGATGCTGCTGGTTGTGATGACCCTGCGCGATCGCGCCAATCCGAAGCGTTTTACCACGGCGCTGTTCTGGTTTTTATTCGGTGGGATCTTCCTGTTCGGTGACCTGATGGTGCAGGAGCTGGGTAAATCGCTGGCGTACCGGATAATCGGCGGCGGCGTTATCGCTATCGCGCTGCTGGCGGGCTTTGGTCTTGTCGGGAAAGGGCACTATAAAATGTCCACCGAAGACGAACGTCTCGCCTCGTCAAACCGCCTTAAAAACTGGCTGTTCCTGCCCGCGCTGATGATCCCGGTGGTGACGGTTATCGGCACCCTGTTCCTGAAAGGGGTTTCGGTTGGCGGCGTGTTCCTGCTGGATCAGAAACAGCTCACCCTCGCGGCGCTGTGCGTGGCCTGCGTCGCGGCGATCCTCACCGGCTGGTGGCTGACCAAGGGCACGCCGCTGCATGCCATTCGTCAGTCTCGTCGTCTTGTCGATACTATCGGCTGGGCGGTGATCCTGCCGCAGATGCTGGCCATGCTCGGCGGCGTATTCGTGGCGGCCAATACCGGTGATTCGGTGCAGAAGGTGGTGAGCCTGTTCGTTAACCCGGATAACCGCTTTATGCTGGTGGTGATTTACTGCGTGGGGATGGCGCTGTTTACCATGATCATGGGGAATGCGTTTGCGGCCTTCCCGGTGCTGAGCGCGGGGATCGCCTTGCCGTTTTTGATCAACGTGCATCACGGCAACCCGGCGCCGCTGCTGGCGATTGGCATGTACGCGGGCTACTGCGGCACGCTGATGACGCCGATGGCCGCAAACTTCAATATCGTTCCCGCCGCGCTGCTGGAGCTGAAAGATAAGTATCAGGTGATCAAGATCCAGATCCCAACCGCGTTAACCCTGCTGGTGGTGAACGTGTTCCTCATGTATTTCCTCGTGTTTCGCTAA
- a CDS encoding MFS transporter, translating into MTLFSNQPGDEGLPGHERARVMAAVMTTTLMGVFDGTMINIALPSMATAMQVPANVAVWFANGYLLAAAMTLALFAALAARVGYRPVFLAGLATFTLTSIGCALATTPEMLIGMRILQGIGGAATLSIAPAILRSVFPGRLLGRILGLHALLIASSTAVAPVLGGTILDALSWQWLFAINIIPGSVALLLAWRALPRESAVDRSSFDAPGAVLSAALLGSAIMLADSLQRVEQHISQEALGWGILTLTSALAFIWRIRRARSPILPPVMFKNGRFTLAALTSLASFVSQGITFVALPFLFQSVYGYSPVVSALLFTPWPIGIVLIAPHAGRWADTISAPLISTVGLMIFVGGLVLLATLPDNPSAWNICLRSLVCGIGFGCFQSPNNREMLSNVAREYASYASGVLSIVRTFGQCLGAAAVGVLLAATTGWDHQHAIQVALWIAVIASTGSVLFSVSRLRPAALRLHGPTDL; encoded by the coding sequence ATGACGCTATTTTCAAACCAGCCCGGCGATGAAGGTTTGCCCGGGCATGAACGCGCCAGGGTGATGGCCGCCGTCATGACCACCACGCTGATGGGCGTCTTTGACGGCACCATGATCAACATCGCGCTGCCCTCCATGGCAACGGCGATGCAGGTCCCCGCGAACGTGGCGGTCTGGTTCGCCAACGGTTACCTGCTGGCAGCGGCAATGACGTTAGCCCTCTTCGCGGCGCTGGCGGCGCGCGTGGGCTATCGCCCGGTGTTTCTTGCCGGGCTTGCCACCTTTACGCTCACCTCGATCGGCTGCGCGCTGGCGACCACGCCAGAAATGCTGATCGGCATGCGTATTTTGCAAGGCATCGGCGGTGCGGCCACGCTGAGTATCGCCCCGGCGATCCTGCGATCCGTTTTTCCGGGTCGACTGCTTGGCCGCATTCTGGGGCTGCACGCCCTGCTTATCGCCTCCAGCACGGCAGTTGCCCCCGTGCTGGGCGGAACCATACTGGACGCGCTGAGCTGGCAGTGGCTGTTCGCCATTAACATTATTCCGGGCAGCGTCGCCCTGCTGCTGGCGTGGCGGGCTTTGCCGCGGGAGTCGGCCGTTGACCGCTCATCCTTTGACGCGCCTGGCGCCGTGCTTTCCGCCGCGCTGTTAGGCTCAGCGATTATGCTGGCCGACAGCCTTCAGCGCGTGGAGCAACACATTAGCCAGGAGGCCCTCGGCTGGGGGATTCTTACGCTGACCAGCGCCCTCGCCTTTATCTGGCGGATTCGGCGTGCGCGAAGTCCCATCCTGCCGCCCGTCATGTTCAAAAACGGACGCTTCACCCTTGCTGCGCTGACCTCGCTGGCCTCGTTTGTCAGCCAGGGCATCACCTTTGTTGCGCTGCCGTTCCTGTTTCAGAGCGTGTATGGCTACAGCCCGGTGGTCTCCGCGCTGCTGTTCACCCCGTGGCCGATCGGCATCGTGCTGATCGCGCCGCATGCGGGACGCTGGGCAGATACGATTTCCGCGCCGCTGATCTCTACAGTCGGGCTGATGATTTTTGTTGGTGGACTGGTCCTGCTGGCGACGTTGCCGGACAATCCTTCCGCATGGAATATCTGCCTGCGCAGTCTGGTGTGCGGGATTGGGTTTGGCTGCTTCCAGAGCCCCAATAACCGGGAAATGCTCTCTAACGTGGCGCGTGAATATGCCAGCTATGCCTCCGGGGTGTTGTCTATCGTCAGGACATTTGGGCAGTGTCTCGGCGCCGCCGCGGTGGGGGTGCTGCTGGCCGCGACGACGGGATGGGACCATCAGCATGCCATCCAGGTTGCACTGTGGATAGCCGTCATCGCCTCGACGGGGTCGGTATTGTTTAGCGTGAGCAGGCTGCGCCCGGCGGCGCTTCGCTTGCACGGGCCTACGGATTTGTAG